A window of the Fusarium poae strain DAOMC 252244 chromosome 3, whole genome shotgun sequence genome harbors these coding sequences:
- a CDS encoding hypothetical protein (BUSCO:31883at5125) yields MSNDPKLLYAVEGINAYHITNGKEQSLTPSGPQTLSLLMVPTSSGFVEPSGTGSGEEDFYLHLHLPPELDLPLPATTQIYHQPPTSYLIPRWDLGPDSGAFTRIEFPPTNSRPGVQEDVDTFETILAQCTAFLERSAPPHPPRPSEKAQAKAREAAGEQLPAYNPADYTPGENYAQGSQSANSAGRIVLIDEEDGSVLGELTDSYQVVEDSKIKPGSKEPVEIALPTDGGQNISVQPASQSWAEMDMHPAYKKSTLVSSASKASRLIVTTSDVVSRTLQSQADNFTQKTKPNAKPVTFAPTTHEHIRRINTFSDRAATFSATTVGTIGNLAQNLGATVTRRKDGRARGYDKDGNAIDTYKPGVLNKSLMAFNTVVDGIEQAGRNLLTGTSSSVTTVVGHRWGAEAGEMSRNLGGGVKNVGLVYIDVTGVSRRAILKSVAKGMVVGKVKGGGEIIVGGTDNELVEARQGNVQRAQSTYGDNVSIANGKKPA; encoded by the exons ATGTCTAAT GATCCGAAGCTTCTCTACGCTGTAGAAGGCATCAATGCCTATCACATCACCAATGGCAAAGAACAGTCGCTCACTCCTTCGGGACCCCAGACACTGTCGCTTCTGATGGTCCCGACCTCATCTGGTTTTGTCGAACCTTCAGGAACTGGCTCTGGTGAAGAGGACTTTTACCTACATCTACATCTCCCTCCCGAGCTTGACCTCCCTCTTCCTGCCACGACCCAGATCTACCACCAGCCACCTACAAGCTACTTGATTCCTCGTTGGGATCTTGGCCCCGACAGTGGCGCCTTTACCCGAATCGAATTCCCCCCTACCAACTCTCGGCCTGGTGTTCAGGAAGATGTCGATACTTTTGAGACTATCCTCGCGCAATGCACCGCATTCCTCGAACGTTCAGCTCCTCCTCACCCTCCACGACCCTCCGAGAAGGCACAGGCCAAGGCACGTGAAGCTGCTGGGGAGCAGCTCCCTGCTTACAACCCAGCTGATTACACTCCTGGGGAGAATTATGCTCAGGGCAGCCAGAGTGCAAACAGTGCCGGCCGAATCGTTCTTATtgacgaggaagatggcAGTGTTCTGGGAGAGCTGACCGATAGCTACCAGGTGGTAGAAGATAGCAAGATCAAGCCTGGTTCCAAAG AGCCTGTCGAGATTGCCCTTCCTACCGATGGTGGCCAGAACATCTCTGTCCAGCCTGCATCTCAGTCCTGGGCTGAAATGGACATGCACCCTGCGTACAAAAAGTCGACTCTTGTAAGCAGCGCAAGCAAGGCGTCTCGACTGATTGTTACCACGTCCGACGTTGTTTCCAGAACACTTCAAAGCCAAGCCGACAACTTTACTCAGAAGACAAAGCCCAATGCCAAGCCTGTCACATTCGCTCCCACTACACACGAGCATATCCGCCGAATCAACACCTTCTCCGACAGGGCAGCTACTTTCTCGGCCACTACGGTCGGTACCATCGGCAACTTGGCGCAAAATCTCGGCGCAACCGTCACTCGTCGTAAAGATGGACGAGCTAGAGGCTACGACAAGGATGGCAACGCCATTGACACCTATAAGCCAGGTGTGCTCAACAAGAGCTTGATGGCCTTCAACACTGTTGTCGACGGTATTGAACAAGCTGGTCGCAACTTGCTTACTGGCACATCATCCAGTGTAACAACTGTTGTTGGTCACCGCTGGGGTGCTGAAGCTGGCGAGATGTCGCGCAACCTCGGTGGTGGTGTCAAGAACGTTGGACTCGTCTACATTGACGTTACAGGTGTATCCCGGCGTGCCATTCTCAAGAGTGTCGCAAAGGGTATGGTTGttggcaaggtcaagggcGGCGGCGAGATTATTGTCGGGGGTACAGACAACGAGCTTGTCGAGGCGAGACAAGGTAATGTCCAAAGGGCGCAAAGCACATATGGTGACAATGTGAGCATCGCAAATGGCAAGAAGCCCGCTTAA
- a CDS encoding hypothetical protein (BUSCO:20289at5125), producing the protein MLHEILLSLSGHPSPLLRPDTTQPNALSGISPAERQLLASAAHLSDVHIKVISYTAQVANSHSSTICRAVATAIDSIHLAAFQRKVLDVEESILQDDSELVGAYNIVPLTAVMSEFKDWTRRMDWLWEMVQFMLAKDKKGEVCHGAQLMDRLRLELQSGYRDVQETALSLVAVAETAWLKQVSAWILYGRLPSFGTEDFFVQKVEASEEEYILRSSLLPAFVTPGTASSMLFIGKSLNHIRVKSNIDSGLRGLDHLSSKLQELSSLTFPLKSTSFSRAIIAVRISLSENTLQKLLPLAKVTEMLQLLRDFFLLGRGEFAMQLTHEADEKIRGRWRRADNLAYEKGDGLKNVTVKEGEVAAVLARTWAVLASMQGQHAEEDEQLELARDLLRLNLTKSKTTTPLGSGSGLSREAASLLSESPFRNLLFSVPSLLSIQIPAPLDMVLSPSDVQIYSCINAYLLSMRRAHIRLTDLWKITSLRRHHPTSRGDREQIILLRKRWTARSSSMRSSWTTASAAIFFLAETEAYLQTEIVAGLWEGFHEWLTANDPEHGRSRAPTPTKFQDEAGDVEVEEDDDDIWLSGEKEAVTQEETPKSSESTPPQDPQTLSTAHRLYLRTLIHRLLLTQPTFTQPLYNLLIHIDHLVAHLHRLHAIYTSIDLETDAGVVDAFVDLESEERDVKRRLHDIESRVRSGIEDVVAALRVLESDPIFTAEWEGDTAPPTAAEEYNEEEERQGRARDTDDAEERGGFTAARVGGINRLLMKLDFGTWFGRTDGHDDIEQQ; encoded by the exons aTGCTCCACGAAAtcctcctctccctctcGGGACACCCATCCCCTCTCCTCCGACCCGATACCACTCAACCGAATGCTCTATCCGGTATCTCACCCGCAGAGCGACAACTCCTCGCCTCAGCCGCCCATCTAAGCGACGTCcacatcaaagtcatcagCTACACAGCCCAAGTAGCAAACTCGCACTCATCGACCATCTGCCGAGCTGTTGCGACAGCTATAGACTCGATCCACCTAGCCGCTTTTCAACGTAAGGTTCTTGATGTTGAAGAGAGCATATTACAGGATGATTCGGAGCTGGTGGGAGCATACAACATTGTGCCTCTAACGGCTGTCATGAGCGAGTTCAAGGACTGGACTAGAAGGATGGATTGGCTATGGGAGATGGTGCAATTCATGTTGgccaaagacaaaaaggGCGAGGTGTGCCATGGAGCACAGCTCATGGACCGTCTACGACTTGAGCTACAGAGTGGTTATAGGGACGTTCAAGAGACGGCATTGAGTCTTGTTGCAGTCGCTGAGACTGCTTGGCTGAAGCAGGTTTCTGCATGGATCTTGTACGGCAGACTTCCAAGCTTTGGAACTGAAGACTTTTTCGTGCAAAAAGTGGAAGCGTCTGAGGAG GAGTATATATTGCGGTCGAGTCTGTTGCCTGCCTTTGTGACACCGGGCACAGCTTCATCTATGCTCTTCATCGGCAAGTCATTAAACCACATCAGAGTCAAGAGCAATATAGACTCAGGACTCCGTGGTCTGGATCACTTGTCGTCCAAACTACAAGAACTATCAAGTCTCACCTTTCCGCTAAAAAGCACCAGCTTTTCAAGAGCCATTATTGCCGTGCGGATATCCTTGTCCGAAAACACACTCCAGAAACTCCTTCCACTGGCCAAGGTAACAGAAATGTTGCAGTTGCTAAGGGACTTTTTCTTGCTGGGCCGTGGTGAATTTGCCATGCAATTGACCCACGAGGCAGATGAGAAGATTCGCGGACGATGGAGAAGAGCAGATAACTTGGCTTACGAAAAGGGAGATGGTCTAAAGAACGTGACGGTCAAAGAGGGCGAGGTTGCTGCTGTTCTTGCCAGGACGTGGGCTGTCCTGGCATCTATGCAGGGCCAGCACGCTGAGGAAGACGAGCAACTTGAGCTTGCTCGAGATCTCTTGCGACTTAACCTCACAAAGAGTaagacaacaacaccatTGGGATCTGGCTCTGGACTCAGTCGAGAGGCTGCAAGCCTGTTGTCAGAATCGCCATTCCGCAATCTTCTATTCTCTGTCCCCTCTCTGCTATCTATCCAAATACCAGCGCCGTTGGACATGGTTCTGTCACCATCAGATGTCCAGATCTACTCATGTATAAACGCTTATTTATTATCAATGCGAAGAGCGCATATCCGACTTACCGACCTATGGAAGATCACATCCCTACGACGTCACCATCCAACGTCAAGAGGCGACCGGGAGCAGATCATTCTTCTTCGAAAGAGATGGACAGCACGATCTTCGTCGATGCGTAGCTCATGGACCACTGCTAGTGCTGCCATATTCTTCCTTGCTGAGACAGAAGCCTACCTTCAGACAGAGATCGTAGCTGGGCTATGGGAGGGTTTCCACGAGTGGCTGACGGCCAATGATCCTGAACATGGACGGTCTAGAGCACCAACCCCTACCAAATTCCAAGATGAGGCCGGCGACGTTGAAGTagaggaggatgacgatgatatATGGCTAAGCGGCGAGAAAGAGGCCGTGACTCAAGAAGAAACCCCCAAATCATCAGAGTCGACTCCTCCTCAGGATCCCCAAACTCTCTCAACAGCACATCGGCTCTATCTACGTACCCTCATCCACCGTCTACTCCTCACCCAACCAACATTCACACAGCCTCTCTATAATCTTCTCATTCACATCGATCACCTCGTTGCTCATCTACACCGTCTACACGCTATCTACACCTCTATAGATCTTGAGACAGACGCTGGTGTAGTCGACGCTTTTGTCGATCTCGAGTCTGAAGAGCGCGACGTCAAGCGTCGCCTCCACGACATTGAATCCCGTGTCCGCTCAGGTATAGAAGACGTAGTCGCCGCACTGCGCGTACTCGAGTCTGACCCCATTTTCACAGCCGAGTGGGAGGGCGACACGGCTCCCCCCACTGCAGCTGAAGAGTAcaatgaggaagaggagcgtcAGGGTAGGGCACGGGACACAGACGATGCAGAGGAACGTGGTGGCTTTACAGCTGCTAGGGTTGGCGGTATTAATCGCCTGCTCATGAAGCTCGACTTTGGCACCTGGTTCGGCAGAACGGACGGGCATGACGATATCGAGCAGCAGTAA
- a CDS encoding hypothetical protein (BUSCO:10422at5125) produces MASPFKVKAIYEYSSPHEDDLNFNIGQVITVTDEEDDDWYGGEYLDDQGVKQEGIFPRNFVEKFEPTAPPRPSRTRTKKDPEAAHPAEDIASPPPPPVQQAPPPVPAPEPEPEIEEAHEPVQKHAAPEPAAPAVPEPAPPKPAPVATPRPPPSAPKTTGPPSPAPASPKPKPSGPPPVSDKPKPSSFKDRIAAFNKPAAPPVAPFKPSGLAGSGTGFIKKPFVAPPPSRNAFIPPPQQTPTAKVYRRDEDPEIKEREAETQGQAERAGLVPTEAQGGEAEDQPKPTSLKERIALLQKQQQEQAARHADAAAKKEKPKKPVKKRESISHAEVPTEIETSPQEPPTPLENRETQDTEVRTSTDEPRTNRMPPPPRRKSSKGPAAEPVHDGNEADMSGAGDTTEGNDDLMEREDSDSISKIAPRAPSLPIHAPPTTEAPKKQESDEGEEEGEEEEEDVDPEVRRREELRARMAKMSGGMGFHGMFGGPMSAPAPPPKKKKAPPPKPERNSVDESIGEASLTSQGAPPVPAMMPLPGFGGPSKPEEPPHSEAEHEPAGRAPPPPAPSQPPRAPEAAEASADEEDSEVTPAPHSGPSIPPREPAGAPPVPGSRGAPPPLPSDSRPPPPAPAADAKSQSDGSESGDELSGGRDSDREAPTVTARSPPMLPQPVQPPHLPSRSPPLSPTREDFSPTSPGSNASNRLNRPPPPIPGSAPAPPAQSRPPPPPPPGGPRRQSTQDFQTQPRGPAQAGEEQAEELTEYEGDYDTDIASSVPHKDALKSHARESSLEDNTLISPTSDAPANIPPPIPSAAAPRAVPPPPPVPSQPPPENRRQSVDIPRAAPPPPPPTDRRPSVDVPRAAPPPPPANFLPPLPPQSPRPDEDYDPYNYSAPPGGHAYAPRTPKIEEEADFPQSPSVTSPLDRRPPPPAVPGRTSNRQSLDISRAAAGNRRSMDMHRPSMSMESGFIANDMDLAIQSGWWKQANQVPPVLQGRKDIYFEAEESTSTNGGQQTTITREISILFQDYSQTFLTVRYDPYDPSDVQLEQRHEPPPRPLRQDQMEEYYERFGRQISTAVASKKDSVVADGTPQGLVLELLKPYKDVLPPVGTRAYGALVYSNMANASTQQNDMIRAGDIITIRNAKFQGKHGPMHAKYSAEVGKPDHVAVVAEWDGTKKKVRAWEQGRESKKVKVESFKLDDLRSGEVKIWRVMPRSWVGWNSQS; encoded by the exons ATGGCCTCGCcattcaaggtcaaggctaTCTACGAGTACTCGTCGCCTCATGAGGACGATCTCAACTTCAATATTGGCCAGGTCATCACCGTGAccgatgaggaggatgacgacTGGTATGGCGGGGAATACCTCGACGATCAAGGTGTAAAGCAAGAGGGCATCTTCCCTCGAAACTTTGTTGAGAAGTTTGAGCCTACCGCACCACCTCGTCCATCTCGAACTCGTACCAAGAAGGACCCCGAAGCTGCTCACCCCGCCGAAGATATCGCTTCTCCCCCACCGCCACCTGTTCAGCAAGCGCCTCCTCCAGTGCCCGCACCCGAGCCCGAGCCCGAGATCGAAGAAGCCCATGAGCCCGTACAGAAACACGCTGCTCCCGAGCCAGCTGCCCCGGCTGTCCCGGAGCCTGCTCCTCCTAAGCCCGCTCCGGTTGCGACTCCCCGGCCGCCTCCGTCAGCTCCTAAAACCACTGGACCTCCGTCCCCCGCTCCAGCTTCGCCTAAGCCCAAGCCTTCTGGACCACCACCGGTATCAGACAAGCCAAAGCCGAGCTCGTTCAAGGATCGCATTGCGGCTTTTAACAAACCCGCAGCACCTCCCGTTGCACCCTTCAAACCAAGTGGTCTAGCAGGTTCAGGTACGggttttattaaaaagccgTTTGTGGCTCCTCCTCCGAGCCGCAACGCTTTTATACCTCCACCGCAACAAACTCCAACCGCCAAGGTTTACCGGCGCGACGAGGACCCCGAAATTAAAGAACGGGAAGCCGAAACGCAAGGACAGGCTGAGCGAGCCGGACTTGTGCCAACCGAAGCTCAGGGTGGCGAAGCCGAGGATCAACCTAAACCTACCAGCCTTAAAGAGCGCATTGCGCTCCTTCAGAAACAACAGCAGGAGCAAGCTGCGCGACatgctgatgctgctgctAAGAAAGAGAAGCCAAAGAAGCCTGTGAAGAAGCGCGAAAGTATCAGTCATGCCGAAGTCCCGACTGAGATAGAAACATCGCCTCAAGAGCCTCCAACTCCCCTCGAGAATAGAGAGACTCAGGATACCGAGGTTAGAACGTCCACAGATGAGCCCCGAACAAACCGAATGCCACCCCCTCCACGCCGCAAATCGTCCAAGGGACCTGCAGCAGAACCTGTACATGACGGCAATGAAGCGGACATGTCGGGCGCTGGTGACACAACCGAAGGCAATGACGACTTGATGGAGCGTGAAGATAGTGATAGCATTTCCAAGATTGCGCCACGAGCACCCAGCTTGCCCATACACGCTCCTCCCACCACCGAAGCACCGAAGAAGCAGGAGAGTGACGAAGGGGAGGAGGaaggggaggaggaggaggaagatgtcGACCCTGAAGTCAGACGCAGGGAAGAGTTGAGGGCTAGAATGGCTAAAATGAGTGGTGGAATGGGTTTCCATGGCATGTTTGGTGGACCTATGTCAGCGCCAGCACCTccacccaagaagaagaaggctccCCCGCCGAAGCCAGAGCGAAATTCTGTCGATGAGAGCATCGGTGAGGCCTCGCTGACATCACAAGGCGCCCCACCGGTCCCTGCAATGATGCCTCTTCCTGGCTTTGGCGGCCCAAGTAAGCCAGAAGAGCCACCTCATTCTGAGGCGGAACATGAGCCAGCTGGTCGAGCACCACCGCCTCCGGCACCTTCGCAACCCCCTAGAGCTCCCGAAGCCGCCGAGGCATCGGCCGATGAGGAGGATAGCGAGGTTACTCCGGCACCTCATTCTGGCCCCTCAA TTCCTCCACGAGAACCCGCGGGGGCTCCCCCTGTGCCTGGCAGCCGAGGAGCACCGCCTCCTTTGCCATCTGATT CTCGACCTCCTCCGCCTGCACCTGCCGCTGACGCGAAATCTCAATCGGACGGATCCGAGTCTGGTGATGAACTTTCCGGTGGCCGCGATAGTGATAGAGAAGCACCTACTGTTACTGCAAGGTCTCCTCCTATGCTACCACAGCCAGTTCAGCCTCCTCACTTGCCTTCAAGATCGCCACCACTCTCTCCAACTCGTGAAGACTTTAGTCCTACGTCTCCCGGGTCTAATGCCAGTAACAGGTTAAATCGACCGCCACCCCCTATTCCAGGATCTGCGCCAGCTCCTCCTGCTCAAAGCCGTCcgccaccacctcctccgCCTGGTGGTCCTCGACGACAGTCGACTCAAGATTTCCAGACACAGCCCAGAGGGCCTGCTCAGGCTGGTGAGGAGCAAGCTGAGGAACTTACTGAGTACGAGGGCGATTATGATACTGATATTGCTTCCTCGGTCCCCCACAAGGATGCCTTGAAGTCACACGCTCGTGAATCAAGTCTGGAAGACAACACTCTCATATCTCCCACTTCTGATGCTCCAGCCAACATACCGCCCCCTATTCCTTCTGCAGCGGCTCCTAGAGCTGTaccccctccccctcctgTTCCTTCACAGCCGCCGCCAGAGAACAGGCGACAATCTGTGGATATACCTCGTGCtgctcctccacctccacctcctaCGGACAGGCGGCCGTCTGTCGATGTACCACGCGCAGCacctcctccccctcctgCTAATTTCCTACCTCCACTGCCACCACAATCGCCTCGCCCAGATGAAGATTATGACCCATACAACTACTCGGCACCTCCTGGGGGACATGCGTATGCTCCCAGAACACCAAAGAttgaggaagaagctgaTTTTCCTCAATCTCCATCTGTCACGTCTCCTCTTGATAGGCGACCTCCTCCTCCGGCTGTCCCTGGCCGTACTTCAAACCGACAATCCCTTGATATATCaagagctgctgctggaaaTAGACGGTCGATGGACATGCACCGACCTTCCATGTCGATGGAATCGGGATTCATCGCCAATGACATGGACCTCGCTATACAGAGTGGATGGTGGAAGCAAGCCAACCAAGTGCCGCCTGTACTTCAAGGCCGTAAAGACATCTACTTTGAGGCTGAGGAGTCGACATCTACCAACGGCGGGCAACAAACTACGATTACTCGCGAAATCTCCATCCTATTTCAAGACTACTCACAGACTTTCTTGACCGTCCGCTACGATCCTTACGATCCATCAGACGTTCAGTTAGAGCAACGTCACGAACCCCCACCGCGTCCGCTCCGCCAGGATCAGATGGAAGAGTATTACGAGCGCTTCGGCCGTCAGATTTCGACGGCAGTGGCATCTAAGAAGGACTCGGTTGTTGCAGACGGCACACCTCAAGGTCTCgtcttggagcttctcaagcCTTACAAGGATGTCCTGCCACCCGTCGGCACTCGTGCATACGGCGCTCTTGTCTACTCGAATATGGCCAACGCATCAACCCAGCAGAACGATATGATTCGGGCTGGTGACATTATCACTATCCGTAACGCCAAGTTCCAGGGCAAGCACGGCCCAATGCACGCAAAGTACTCTGCTGAAGTTGGTAAACCTGACCATGTCGCTGTTGTGGCCGAATGGGATGgtaccaagaagaaggtgCGCGCATGGGAGCAGGGCCGTGAGAGCAAAAAGGTCAAGGTCGAGAGCTTCAAGCTTGATGATCTGCGCAGCGGAGAGGTCAAGATCTGGCGTGTCATGCCACGAAGCTGGGTTGGCTGGAATAGCCAGTCTTAG
- the RPS17 gene encoding 40S ribosomal protein S17 (BUSCO:54359at5125) — protein MGRVRTKTVKKSAKVIIERYYPKLTLDFETNKRICDEIAIIASKRLRNKIAGYTTHLMKRIQRGPVRGISFKLQEEERERKDQYVPEVSALDFAQNSESGQLDVDTETKDLLKHLGFESIPVNVIPVTQQQIPERGQRYGNRPRRD, from the exons ATGGGTCGCGTTCGTACCAAGACCGTCAAGAAGTCCGCCAAGGTCATCATTGAGCGTTACT ACCCCAAGTTGACGCTCGACTTCGAGACCAACAAGCGTATCTGCGATGAGATCGCTATCATCGCTTCCAAGCGTCTCCGCAACAAG ATTGCTGGTTACACCACCCACTTGATGAAGCGAATTCAGCGTGGCCCCGTCCGTGGTATCTCCTTCAAGCttcaggaggaggagcgtgAGCGCAAGGATCAGTACGTTCCTGAGGTCTCCGCTCTGGACTTCGCCCAGAACTCCGAGAGCGGCCAGCTCGACGTCGACACCGAGACCAAGGACCTCCTCAAGCACCTTGGC TTCGAGTCCATCCCTGTCAACGTTATCCCCGTCACTCAGCAGCAGATTCCCGAGCGTGGACAGCGATACGGCAACCGCCCTCGCCGCGACTAA
- a CDS encoding hypothetical protein (BUSCO:47527at5125), whose translation MASSSKQHPKGILKKPKSIQERNADPKEIALAHANIIQHRKELEAEILDSLVILSEYPHVREPPYNASNPASSDIADFKTHVRLFQPSDYDDLIIERNVNDLCGYTLCARPRRNMGPGGQWKITSNGIMKREDLEKWCSQQCARRALYVKVQLNETAAWERAGIPDIEIDLLDEDKSKETDVDRAARELGNLKLEEQRQVARDTAALALERGEPDASKSKSKNINITLKEKDAKAPSAISGKPEVYDDEHLLVEGYKTKLKLEDKEK comes from the coding sequence ATGGCGTCGAGTTCTAAGCAACATCCAAAGGGTATTCTCAAGAAGCCCAAGTCCATCCAAGAGAGGAACGCCGATCCCAAAGAGATCGCTCTCGCACATGCCAATATCATCCAGCATCGCAAAGAGCTTGAAGCAGAAATTCTCGATAGCTTGGTCATCCTCTCCGAATATCCTCATGTCCGCGAACCTCCCTACAACGCTTCGAACCCTGCTTCGTCCGATATAGCCGATTTTAAAACCCATGTTCGCTTATTTCAGCCCTCGGACTACGACGATCTCATCATTGAGCGCAATGTGAATGATCTTTGTGGTTACACTCTCTGTGCTCGACCACGACGGAACATGGGACCTGGCGGTCAATGGAAGATTACCTCCAACGGCATTATGAAGCGTGAGGACCTTGAAAAGTGGTGCTCGCAACAGTGTGCACGTCGCGCACTGTATGTCAAGGTTCAGCTTAATGAGACAGCTGCCTGGGAACGTGCAGGCATCCCGGATATCGAAATCGATTTGCTTGATGAGGACAAGTCCAAGGAGACAGACGTTGATCGAGCTGCTCGAGAGTTGGGCAATCTCAAGCTGGAGGAGCAGAGGCAAGTTGCTCGTGATACTGCAGCTCTTGCCCTTGAGCGAGGCGAACCTGATGCATCAaagagcaagagcaagaataTCAACATTACGCTGAAGGAAAAGGACGCGAAGGCGCCCTCCGCAATTTCAGGCAAACCTGAGGTCTACGACGACGAACACTTACTTGTCGAAGGCTACAAAACAAAACTCAAGCTGGAGGACAAGGAAAAATAA